TTGACACAAAGGTATCTTTCAAAGTCTACCCGAACGATGGAGAAGATCTGGAGAAGATGATTCAACAACTTCAATCGGAGGTATCATAAGTGGGTAAATTGATCGTTGAAGGACCCGTCAGGTTGACTGGTTCAGTTAGAGTTTCTGGTTCTAAGAATTCTGCCTTACCTATTCTTGCCGCTGCTCTTTTATGTGATGAAAGGGTTGTTTTGGAAAATGTACCTAATTTGATGGATATTCACACGATGATAGAGATACTCAGTGCGGCTGGATGTAGAGTTTTTTTCGAGAATGGAGTAGCCATAATCGATCCCCCAACCAATCCATGCACTGATATACCATACGAACTCGTTAGAAAAATGAGGGCGTCTTTCAATGTCTTGGGTCCCTTGGCGGCGAAATTTCAAAAGGCTTCGGTTTCATTACCTGGTGGTTGTTCGATAGGTGTCAGACCAGTGGATTATCACCTTGAAGGTTTACAGAAACTTGGTTTTTCAATCAAGATTGAACACGGTATTGTCACTGCTGAGATGGAGAAAAAGATAGATGAAGCAATTATATCTCTGCCATTTCCAAGCGTTGGAGCTACAGAACACATAATGACAACCGCGGCAATTTTGGATGGGACTCACACAGTCATAGAAAATGCAGCAATGGAGCCAGAAATAGAAGATCTGGCGATTTTTCTGAATCGAGCAGGTTGCAGAGTCTTGGGGGCTGGAACAAAGCGAATAGAAGTTTTTGGAGTCAAGAAGGCGCATGGCTGCATACACAAGATAATACCCGATCGAATTGAAGCAGGTACCTACATAATAGCAATAGCGGCTACAATGGGGGATGCTATAGTAGAAGGTTTAGATGTTTCACATTTAATATCATTATTCGATGTACTCAAAAATTCTGGTGTGAGTCTATCGCAGTTAGATAGAGACAAGGTAAGAGTTTCGATGGACCGAAGACCAGATCCAATAAAAATTCAGGTAACTCCATACCCAGGTTTTCCGACTGATTT
The DNA window shown above is from Thermotoga profunda AZM34c06 and carries:
- the murA gene encoding UDP-N-acetylglucosamine 1-carboxyvinyltransferase, which translates into the protein MGKLIVEGPVRLTGSVRVSGSKNSALPILAAALLCDERVVLENVPNLMDIHTMIEILSAAGCRVFFENGVAIIDPPTNPCTDIPYELVRKMRASFNVLGPLAAKFQKASVSLPGGCSIGVRPVDYHLEGLQKLGFSIKIEHGIVTAEMEKKIDEAIISLPFPSVGATEHIMTTAAILDGTHTVIENAAMEPEIEDLAIFLNRAGCRVLGAGTKRIEVFGVKKAHGCIHKIIPDRIEAGTYIIAIAATMGDAIVEGLDVSHLISLFDVLKNSGVSLSQLDRDKVRVSMDRRPDPIKIQVTPYPGFPTDLQPQIIVFLSKAQGTSTVIETVFKSRFQHVDELRRFGAKIEVSDGTAIVYGVERLSGAQVSATDLRAAAALVIAGLIANGTTSVNEVDQIFRGYEDIVQKLSNLSAVIEYQK